One stretch of Sebastes umbrosus isolate fSebUmb1 chromosome 5, fSebUmb1.pri, whole genome shotgun sequence DNA includes these proteins:
- the ociad2 gene encoding OCIA domain-containing protein 2, protein MTSETTGQTITVKTGEDAAAVTGPDTGPAAGKGEWKCPMGDRHVHRDDVRKVWKECQEESFWKRALPFSLGSMAVTGGLIYNGVWKSSKRFGPFPKLAVAGLLGFAVGKASYVGTCRRKFQQVGLEVGPGFGPWSGHGHRSCHHVCEECKKKAQDAPAEQVKS, encoded by the exons ATGACTTCTGAAACAACTGGACAAACTATAACAGTGAAGACTGGGGAGGATGCAGCAGCTGTTACTGGTCCAGATACTGGTCCAGCTGCAGGGAAAGGGGAGTGGAAG TGTCCCATGGGTGATCGTCATGTCCACAGAGACGATGTGAGAAAGGTTTGGAAAGAGTGCCAAGAGGAAAGCTTCTGGAAAAGAG CTCTTCCCTTCTCTCTGGGCAGCATGGCCGTCACTGGTGGTCTCATCTACAACG GCGTTTGGAAATCATCGAAGCGTTTTGGTCCTTTCCCAAAACTAGCAG TTGCTGGACTTCTTGGATTTGCCGTAGGGAAAGCATCTTATGTTGGAACCTGTCGGAGGAAGTTTCAGCAGGTTGGCCTTGAGGTTGGACCAGGTTTCGGACCCTGGTCTGGTCATGGACACAG ATCCTGCCACCATGTGTGTGAAGAATGTAAGAAAAAGGCTCAAGATGCACCTGCAGAACAAGTGAAGAGCTAA
- the dcun1d4 gene encoding DCN1-like protein 4 isoform X2 — MHSDAANLQLNSHLTTLASIHKIHHTLHRLNLTEDVGQDSHPSACCSRAMPPRKKRRPSAGDDMSAKKSRQDSVFRKHETSQIREEETFSSKRCLEWFYEYAGCDDVVGPEGMEKFCEDIGVEPENVVMLVLAWKLDAQSMGYFTLQEWLRGMGSLQCDSTERLRNSLDYLRSVLNDSTSFKLIYRYAFDFAREKDQRSLDLNTAKCMLGLLLGKTWPLFPVFNQFLEQSKYKVINKDQWCNVLEFSRTINLDLSNYDEDGAWPVLLDEFVEWYKERQMS; from the exons ATGCACTCTGATGCGGCAA atttacaGCTGAATTCCCACTTGACTACACTGGCCAGCATCCATAAGATCCACCACACCTTGCACAGGCTG AACCTGACAGAAGACGTTGGACAGGATAGCCACCCCTCAG CTTGTTGCTCTAGAGCCATGCCTCCAAGGAAAAAGAGGAGACCCTCAGCTGGAGATGACATGTCAGCCAAGAAAAGTCGCCAGGACAG CGTTTTCAGAAAACATGAAACATCACAAATCCGCGAGGAGGAGACGTTTTCCAGTAAAAGATGCTTGGAGTGGTTCTACGAATATGCAG GTTGTGATGACGTGGTGGGTCCAGAGGGCATGGAGAAGTTCTGTGAGGACATCGGAGTGGAGCCGGAGAAC GTGGTGATGCTGGTTCTAGCTTGGAAGCTGGACGCCCAGAGTATGGGATACTTCACTCTGCAGGAGTGGCTGAGAGGCATGGGCTCGCTGCA GTGCGACTCTACGGAGCGGCTGAGGAACTCGCTCGACTACCTGAGATCTGTCCTGAACGACAGCACCAGTTTTAAACTCATTTATAGATACGCCTTTGATTTCGCTCGG GAAAAGGATCAGAGGAGTTTGGACTTGAACACAGCCAAGTGCATGCTGGGGCTTCTGCTGGGAAAGACGTGGCCTCTGTTTCCTGTGTTTAATCAGTTTCTAGAG CAATCCAAGTACAAAGTCATCAACAAAGACCAATGGTGCAACGTTTTAGAGTTCAGCAGGACAATCAACCTGGACCTCAGTAACTACGACGAGGACGGTGCCT GGCCAGTTTTGTTGGACGAATTTGTGGAATGGTACAAGGAGAGACAGATGTCATAG
- the dcun1d4 gene encoding DCN1-like protein 4 isoform X3 gives MPPRKKRRPSAGDDMSAKKSRQDSVFRKHETSQIREEETFSSKRCLEWFYEYAGCDDVVGPEGMEKFCEDIGVEPENVVMLVLAWKLDAQSMGYFTLQEWLRGMGSLQCDSTERLRNSLDYLRSVLNDSTSFKLIYRYAFDFAREKDQRSLDLNTAKCMLGLLLGKTWPLFPVFNQFLEQSKYKVINKDQWCNVLEFSRTINLDLSNYDEDGAWPVLLDEFVEWYKERQMS, from the exons ATGCCTCCAAGGAAAAAGAGGAGACCCTCAGCTGGAGATGACATGTCAGCCAAGAAAAGTCGCCAGGACAG CGTTTTCAGAAAACATGAAACATCACAAATCCGCGAGGAGGAGACGTTTTCCAGTAAAAGATGCTTGGAGTGGTTCTACGAATATGCAG GTTGTGATGACGTGGTGGGTCCAGAGGGCATGGAGAAGTTCTGTGAGGACATCGGAGTGGAGCCGGAGAAC GTGGTGATGCTGGTTCTAGCTTGGAAGCTGGACGCCCAGAGTATGGGATACTTCACTCTGCAGGAGTGGCTGAGAGGCATGGGCTCGCTGCA GTGCGACTCTACGGAGCGGCTGAGGAACTCGCTCGACTACCTGAGATCTGTCCTGAACGACAGCACCAGTTTTAAACTCATTTATAGATACGCCTTTGATTTCGCTCGG GAAAAGGATCAGAGGAGTTTGGACTTGAACACAGCCAAGTGCATGCTGGGGCTTCTGCTGGGAAAGACGTGGCCTCTGTTTCCTGTGTTTAATCAGTTTCTAGAG CAATCCAAGTACAAAGTCATCAACAAAGACCAATGGTGCAACGTTTTAGAGTTCAGCAGGACAATCAACCTGGACCTCAGTAACTACGACGAGGACGGTGCCT GGCCAGTTTTGTTGGACGAATTTGTGGAATGGTACAAGGAGAGACAGATGTCATAG
- the dcun1d4 gene encoding DCN1-like protein 4 isoform X1, producing MFDCLLLQQSCLSVRLCGTDTSCCNNSLLHNGCVWPAGIGDLQLNSHLTTLASIHKIHHTLHRLNLTEDVGQDSHPSACCSRAMPPRKKRRPSAGDDMSAKKSRQDSVFRKHETSQIREEETFSSKRCLEWFYEYAGCDDVVGPEGMEKFCEDIGVEPENVVMLVLAWKLDAQSMGYFTLQEWLRGMGSLQCDSTERLRNSLDYLRSVLNDSTSFKLIYRYAFDFAREKDQRSLDLNTAKCMLGLLLGKTWPLFPVFNQFLEQSKYKVINKDQWCNVLEFSRTINLDLSNYDEDGAWPVLLDEFVEWYKERQMS from the exons ATGTTTGactgcctgctgctgcagcagagctgtctgtctgtgaggcTTTGCGGCACCGACACCAGCTGCTGCAACAACTCACTGCTGCACAACGGTTGTGTGTGGCCAGCAGGCATAGGAG atttacaGCTGAATTCCCACTTGACTACACTGGCCAGCATCCATAAGATCCACCACACCTTGCACAGGCTG AACCTGACAGAAGACGTTGGACAGGATAGCCACCCCTCAG CTTGTTGCTCTAGAGCCATGCCTCCAAGGAAAAAGAGGAGACCCTCAGCTGGAGATGACATGTCAGCCAAGAAAAGTCGCCAGGACAG CGTTTTCAGAAAACATGAAACATCACAAATCCGCGAGGAGGAGACGTTTTCCAGTAAAAGATGCTTGGAGTGGTTCTACGAATATGCAG GTTGTGATGACGTGGTGGGTCCAGAGGGCATGGAGAAGTTCTGTGAGGACATCGGAGTGGAGCCGGAGAAC GTGGTGATGCTGGTTCTAGCTTGGAAGCTGGACGCCCAGAGTATGGGATACTTCACTCTGCAGGAGTGGCTGAGAGGCATGGGCTCGCTGCA GTGCGACTCTACGGAGCGGCTGAGGAACTCGCTCGACTACCTGAGATCTGTCCTGAACGACAGCACCAGTTTTAAACTCATTTATAGATACGCCTTTGATTTCGCTCGG GAAAAGGATCAGAGGAGTTTGGACTTGAACACAGCCAAGTGCATGCTGGGGCTTCTGCTGGGAAAGACGTGGCCTCTGTTTCCTGTGTTTAATCAGTTTCTAGAG CAATCCAAGTACAAAGTCATCAACAAAGACCAATGGTGCAACGTTTTAGAGTTCAGCAGGACAATCAACCTGGACCTCAGTAACTACGACGAGGACGGTGCCT GGCCAGTTTTGTTGGACGAATTTGTGGAATGGTACAAGGAGAGACAGATGTCATAG